In a genomic window of Helianthus annuus cultivar XRQ/B chromosome 10, HanXRQr2.0-SUNRISE, whole genome shotgun sequence:
- the LOC110883310 gene encoding uncharacterized protein LOC110883310: protein MQQAFLDEYYSMAKTDDARDEIRSFRQLSGEPLHEAFTRFSELMRKCPHHQIEKWELVKCFVRGLDDNTWNRLESTSNGTLLSNHEDDDWEFLERMSKRSKEKESADRAKKHPTSRSWPDRDASSKDRIDMLERELARMKKKEVGAVQYSVCEECGDIGHRTENCQATVEVNQVYGDQRQYDMNSKTYHPGLRNHPNFRYGNASNQMNPNFQSGNQGGYSHQTRQRGYNQDGHGLTNNQGGGGDLNAKMDAMLSMMQESKKENEIRDKSHEALAKQVGQLAEEMAQLRGSVGKLPSDTTVNPKHQSSSTGNVRNVHISAVSLLSNDEVCSSVESIPPQCVDGVVGNTRDELEIEEWYPPKDERWENFKQAKINLPLLDDIKKVPAHVECLKELSIEKRHNKLPKPVDLISHVSAVLSSALPQKAQDPGDPLISIQIGTFKIERALLDLGACVSILPGSLYDQYDFGPLKNFDTPVVLADQTPTHPRGMVEDVIVKVDDCYYPVDFLVVDYVGCVGDTQPIVILGRPFLATANAIINCATGTVSMKFGDRELNLNVFPKFTNPLGEDKCPKKDMNPNKKVCAMVGRFVETKKKTVKKKKAKKSPQEKKKEEEVRKFGPFGNKWYESPVGDFEELVDGKHAIRPP, encoded by the exons ATGCAACAAGCTTTTCTGGATGAGTATTATTCAATGGCAAAGACCGACGATGCTCgtgatgaaattaggtcttttcGCCAATTGTCGGGCGAACCGTTGCATGAAGCCTTCACAAGATTTAGCGAGTTGATGCGAAAGTGCCCACATCATCAAATAGAAAAGTGGGAATTGGTCAAGTGCTTTGTACGGGGTTTGGACGACAACACATGGAACCGACTTGAATCAACGAGCAATGGGACCCTTCTAAGCAaccatgaagatgatgattgggagtttttggagcgGATGAGCAAACGAtcaaaggaaaaggaatcggCCGACCGAGCCAAAAAGCACCCTACCTCAAGGTCATGGCCCGATCGTGATGCAAGTTCTAAGGATCGGATTGATATGTTGGAGCGGGAATTGGCccgcatgaagaagaaggaagtggGTGCGGTACAATATAGCGTATGTGAAGAATGTGGTGACATCGGTCACCGGACCGAGAATTGTCAAGCCACCGTGGAGGTGAATCAAGTGTATGGGGACCAAAGGCAATATGATATGAACTCTAAaacttaccaccccgggttgaggaaccatcCTAACTTTAGGTATGGTAATGCCTCTAACCAAATGAATCCGAATTTCCAATCTGGAAATCAAGGCGGGTATTCGCACCAAACTCGCCAAAGAGGTTACAACCAAGATGGTCACGGGTTGACGAATAATCAAGGAGGTGGTGGTGATTTAAATGCAAAGATGGATGCAATGCTTTCAATGATGCAAGAGTCCAAGAAAGAGAATGAAATTCGGGACAAATCGCATGAAGCATTAGCAAAACAAGTGGGCCAACTTGCGGAGGAAATGGCACAACTGAGGGGGAGCGTGGGAAAGCTCCCAAGTGACAccacggtgaaccctaagcatcaaagTTCAAGCACGGGCAATGTGAGGAATGTGCACATTAGCGCGGTAAGTCTTCTTTCAAATGATGAGGTTTGTAGTAGTGTTGAAAGCATTCCACCACAATGCGTTGATGGTGTAGTGGGAAATACAAGAGATGAGTTGGAAA TTGAGGAATGGTACCCACCGAAGGATGAGAGGTGGGAAAATTTTAAACAAGCAAAAATTAATTTACCGTTACTCGATGACATTAAAAAGGTTCCGGCTCATGTGGAATGCTTAAAGGAGTTAAGCATCGAAAAACGGCACAACAAATTACCCAAACCGGTTGATTTGATATCACATGTTAGTGCCGTTCTATCGAGTGCCCTTCCTCAAAAAGCTCAAGATCCGGGAGATCCTCTTATTTCAATTCAAATTGGAACCTTCAAAATTGAGAGGGCGCTCCTAGATCTTGGAGCTTGTGTGAGCATCTTGCCCGggagtttgtatgaccaatatgattttggtccattaAAAAATTTTGATACTCCCGTGGTATTGGCCGATCAGACTCCCACGCATCCAAGGGGGATGGTGGAGGATGTGATTGTTAAGGTGGATGATTGCTACTACCCAGTTGACTTTTTGGTAGTAGACTATGTTGGGTGTGTTGGGGACACCCAACCAATAGTTATACTGGGTAGACCGTTCCTGGCAACTGCTAATGCCATAATAAATTGCGCAACGGGGACGGTAAGCATGAAGTTTGGGGACCGGGAattaaatttaaatgtttttccaaaatttactaACCCACTCGGTGAGGATAAGTGTCCTAAAAAGGACATGAATCCAAACAAAAAGGTGTGTGCTATGGTTGGTAGGTTTGTAGAAACAAAGAAGAAGACGGTCAAGaagaagaaggcgaagaagtCGCCtcaagaaaagaagaaggaagaggAAGTGAGGAAGTTTGGACCGTTTGGCAACAAATGGTACGAATCACCGGTGGGTGATTTCGAGGAGCTTGTGGACGGCAAGCATGCCATTCGACCACCATGA